The genomic DNA AACCATATCTTCATTTGGTGATAATAACGATACAAGTACGCCTGCTAAGAAGGCACCTAAAATATTTTCTGCTCCAACAGATTCCGATAAACCAACTAAGATTAAAATGAGTGCAAAAACAGCCCGTGTATCAATTTGTACACTACCAGCTTTTAAACTATCTAAGTATGGAATGTTTTTAAAGCGTTTTGCAATAAAGTAAATGACAATACCGGCACCGAATAGAAGAAGTAAGAGCCACATACTTTGGCCGCTTTCGGAATTTAATCCGACGAAAACAGCGAGTAAAATCATTGTAACTAAGTCTGCAATAACAGCAACTAATAAAATGATTTGTCCGATTGCAGTTTTTCCTAGGTTGTTCTCTTTTAATGTTGGTACAACAACACCTAAAGAAATAGTTGAAATAATTAAAGTCATGAACATTGCATTATCTACGAATCCTAGCCATACGAATAGTAATGATAGGGCATAAGATAAGATGAAAATAAATAAGAAGATAATGCTTGCTGCTTGAAATGTATTTGGCTCGTTTGTCGTATTTTTTTTCCCTTTTTGTTTAAAGATAGAAAAATCAATTTCTAAACCGCTTAAGAACATGAGGAAGATAAATCCTAATGTTGATAAAACTTGAAGCCATATATCTGGCTCAATAATATTAAACCCACTTTTACCTACAAAGATTCCTGCAATAATTTCTGCAACGACAACAGGAAGTGCTTTTAATTTAAAGCGTTGTAACAAAAGGGGAACGAAAAACGCGATTGCAACGATAACCATAAGTGATAGAACAGAAGTATGATGTTCCATTGCGTTCTCTCCCTTCAAATAAATATAGTACCTATTTAGCCATATAATAGGTAGAAAAGCAACGCATATGGATTCGATTTCATAAAGAAAGACTTTTCTTAACATTTGTCATAATAAGTATATTTTTCATGATTCTGTTGTTAATTCCGTAATGTGGATGTAATAGGGGAGGGGATAAAAAAAGACTGCTGAGGAATCTCAGCAGTCTTTTTCATGTACATTACATTGAGAAGAAGATCCATACAGTTAAACCAACTGTTGCAGTTGCAACGAAGAAACTGTATATCATTGTAAGAATTTGAACTCTTCCTTCTCCTTCTTTTAAATGCATGAACATAATTAATTGTAACAATGCTTGCGCAACAGCCATGATGATAATAGTTGTTAAGACTGTTGAAAGTGGCAATGTTGTGTAAAGTGCCACGTATAACGCTAGAAACGTTAATGCAAGCGATAAAATAAATCCGAAAACGTGTGACCAAGGGAATCCGCTATGCGCATGCCCATTTGCTTGATTGTTGTTTTGAGCCATTTACGCCACCATCCCGTTCAAGTAAACTAGTGTGTAAATGAAGACCCAAACAAGGTCAAGGAAATGCCAGTATAAGCTGATAATGAATACTTTACGAGCTGTAACTGGTGTTAGACCTCGTTTTAAAATTTGGATAATAACACAAATTGCCCAAATGATACCGCCTGTTACGTGGGCTCCATGCGTTCCAAGAAGAACGAAGAATGCAGATAGGAAAGCACTTGTTTGAATTGTTGCGCCTTCACCAATATACATAATGAACTCTTCAATCTCGAAGAATAGGAAACCTGCACCTAAAAGTAATGTAAGGACGAACCATCCAAGCATCGCTTTTTGGTTGTGCTTACGCATTTCGTGAATTACGATACCACATGTGAAACTACTTGTTAAAAGTAGTAATGTTTGAATTAAAAGCGTTTTAAGTTCAAACAGTTGCGCTGGAGTTGGGCCATCTGCCGTACGACCAGCAAGGAC from Bacillus cereus G9842 includes the following:
- the qoxD gene encoding cytochrome aa3 quinol oxidase subunit IV codes for the protein MAQNNNQANGHAHSGFPWSHVFGFILSLALTFLALYVALYTTLPLSTVLTTIIIMAVAQALLQLIMFMHLKEGEGRVQILTMIYSFFVATATVGLTVWIFFSM
- the qoxC gene encoding cytochrome aa3 quinol oxidase subunit III, with translation MAALDKSLPLEYQSEQSRLNILGFWIFLGAEIMLFATLFASYLVLAGRTADGPTPAQLFELKTLLIQTLLLLTSSFTCGIVIHEMRKHNQKAMLGWFVLTLLLGAGFLFFEIEEFIMYIGEGATIQTSAFLSAFFVLLGTHGAHVTGGIIWAICVIIQILKRGLTPVTARKVFIISLYWHFLDLVWVFIYTLVYLNGMVA